In Spea bombifrons isolate aSpeBom1 chromosome 5, aSpeBom1.2.pri, whole genome shotgun sequence, the sequence ATGGAGAACAGGGcagtatacaaaaataaatactttttaatataaaatacacaaccAGTCAGATATATAACGTTTAACAAACTTGCATCAGATTAACAATTTTTAGTGTTAAAACATGACATCAGTATGGCAGATGTAAAGACCTGATGCGTTTCGCCAGAGTATATCACTATATAACAATTATAAAATTTAGCAGggtttacaatgtttttttttacctacatTATGTATATTGATATGTTATGAATTAAGAGACTACTGTtactattgctatttttttaagtaatgaaACAATGTTCATAATATACAGTACATCATACCTGTTGTATGTTTGCTATGATTCCTTACCTTATTAGTTTCTCCCATCATCTTTTTTCAAATCATTCAGCTCTCTATTGTTCATTAGaactttctttcccttttttattcaGGCCAGTAGTGCAAGACATAATTTTATCTATGTACCTCCGAAGAAGCCACGTTTGGCGAAACATGTCAGGTCTTTACATCTACCATTCTGAGGTTATGTTATAACACTAACAATTGTTAATCTGATAACCGTAATACATCTGTTAAACGTAATACATCTGATcgattgtgtattttatattaacaattgtttatttttaaatactggCCTGTTCTCCATATCAGTGATCACCCCATTATATACCATGGAAAATAGAGATTTAGCCTTTTCTGTTTTCCAAGTAAACCGTTACCCAGTTTAACTGGTTTAAATAAGTATGTGGATGCCAAGAGTTTAGACCTGCAGTATTTTTTGGTATTATGCTCTTATAACCTCCAGATTAGTATATAATATCTGGAAAGCatactgctgttttttttccattctgcATTTCCTGCACAGGAGCTTGTTTATATATTCCCATGTCCAAAGTGGTTGGAGAATGCATTGAACAGACTTTTAGTGTACAACAGATTCTCTGTAAGcaaaagcaaaaaagaaaagaaaatttgaCAATGACTGTGAGGTCACTACATTATAATAGATAATCATCATAAtagtagcatatatatatatatatatatatatataattactatttGGGTGAATTGGCTGTttgattgtattttgttttttggtttgtaAACTTCCCAGCCCTTGTTGGTAATAAGAGTTCTATAACTCCAAATTGGTTTTCAAAAAATTAAGCTAATATAATCATCTAgagaaacattttgaaacattGATATGGATTATAAAAATACGAAGTCCAATTTGagtttaaaaacaacaaaatctagccaattaatgttttttcatttgtattttttcagtgGCAACGTATAACTGTAACGCTGGTGGAAAAGGTCCAAATGATTGCTGTAATCCTCGGATCACTCTTCTTAGTATCAAGCGTTACATGGCTTCTCTGGTCCGCATTCAGTCCTTATGCAGTGTGGCAAAGAAAAGACATTCTTTTTCAAATCTGCTACGGCATGTATGGTTTTATGGATCTAGTTTGCATTGGTAAGTTTACTAAACATACGTATAAATTTTACCGCCAGGTATCAGCAGTGATTGATGCAAGTTGTTTTGGTGAATAATATGTATGGTATAGAAAGGAACTTGAGTATTGAGAATGGCATGGAAAGGAACTTAtcaattttagttttatttatcgTTGTTGTTGTTTGGGTAATTTATTTTGGAAACGTAAACTCAAACTGTGTATTACAAAGGTTTTAGCTAAAAAGCTTAGAGCTCTATTTAACTGCACCAACAGGAGTCAATACTGAACACCAAGTTATTCcctctttctgtatatttatacCTGCATGATTATGCTTTTGAATTATATATTGTAATCTTTTTAACTGCAACTTCATAGTCTTAGAGAAGAGTGATAACATGGATGTACCAAGCAACCGATAAACATTCATTTGTATCAATGTCATGTAAAAGGTGTTATATTTCCAAAACATGTATTTAGTTGCTGTTCATACTTAGCAAAGCCATGGGGCCATCTCTCTCtgtttcagataccattttcttgcctttaaaacttgtttgacagtatttaaataaatccatGCCACCATAATTACATTTAGttattttgttggcatattttacaaCACAAGTATTAACCAATACATGTTAAAGCAAAATTTAAACAAAGGGTGTAAGACCCTAAATCTATCTAAAATACTTTACGGCTAAATATTGTGCTGTGAAATTTACTGAATGTGTCATTTTTGTCATTGTGTGTTGGCCCACACATATTATCTGGTGCTCAATATCTACAACACTCTTTACTCACAGCTTTACTTTGCTGTAGTCATTGGCTCCATGAGGTCATCTAGTACTATATTGCCCAGCTCACAAACTGTAAAgagttataaatattaataccaTAAATCATTTAAACAAAGTGTGttgattaatttaaatattttgtttattaacatTTAGCTCTGCTAATTTAATAACTTTGGCCTAGATGTCTTTGGGCAaaattaaagcagaaaaagacagTGTGACATTTATTGCCATTTCCAAAACAGTGCATAAAGCGCCACATGTTTTGGATTATTAGTAATTGCATAGCAAGCTGACCAGTCAAGCATGATATGTTGAACTTAGCTCCCTGCGGGCATGTAAGACTAGTTTCTGATTAGTACTTTTAGTTTTTGAATTGATACTGTCATagttttaagtttattttgactttttatAATGCTGTACAAAGCCACTTATGGATTTAGTATTCCAcctgttatttattatacatgtgGCTTTATCTTTATGTTTTAACCCTGGGGTATGTTTGCTGGCACTCTTACCTCCCCATTTCCTTTAGTATAGTGGTGATCATTTATCTCAAGAGTAaaaatcatattattttaattaatgtgtgggaCTTTTGCTATACATGGAATCAGTGCCGCTTATGCAGTAAAGGACAGGATGCTAAGACAATTGTCTACCTGTTTACATGTAGGGATCAGAAATTGTGTTGGCACCAGTGTATATACCTATCTAAGTcccaggaaagaaaaaaaaacacaaggctaatatatatttattgtttaattacaaaaaataagcaGATGATCACTTGAACTGAACTGATCGCGTGAACTGAAAGGGTCTTTATTGTAACCCACAAAGCCAGGGGTACAAAAAGGCTGGCATcattgggaaaaaatatattttatacatacattcttttgccaaattctgacaaattaaATTCTGTCAAATGTTGCATATTTTTGTCTCCATTGGTTTTGtgacctatatacatatacaccaatcagccataacactaTGACCgcttaatattgtgtaggtcccccttttgccaccaaaacagccctgacccgtccactagacctctgaaggtatgctgtggtatctggtactaaaatgttagcagcagatcctttaaatcCTATAAGTTaagaggtggggcctccatacATTGGACTTGTTTATCCAGCTTATCTCACAGACGCTCCATTGGATTGAGAGCtgaaagaaggtggcctggaGACCAAGGTCCTGAAATTcttgaaacattttttcttcGGGCACATTATCCtcctgaaagaggccaatgccatcagggaatactgtGTCCATGTAAGGGTGTACATGATCTGCGAAAATGCTTGGGGAGGTGGTaagtgtcaaagtaacatccatgcaggacccaaggtttcccagcagaacattgcccaaagcatcacactctCTCCGCTGGCTTGGCTTCTTCCCCTAGGGCATCCTAGtgtcatgtgttctccaggtaagcgatgcacaAGGCCATCCACCTGATGTAAAAGAAaccgtgattcatcagaccaggccaccttcttccattgctctgtagTCTaattcttatgctcacgtgcccattgtaggtgcttttggcagtggacaggggtcagcatgggcaccctgactggtcggcagttatgcagccccatacacaacaaactgtgattTACAGTGCATTCCGACTCCTTTCTATTAGAaccagcattattttttttcagcaatttgagctacagtagctcgtctgttggatttgaccacatgggccaccCTTTCTCCCCAACGtccatcaatgagccttggccacccatgaccctgtttcAGGTTCagcacttttccttccttggaccaatTTTGACCACTTCAGACTGGGAACagcccacaagagctgcagtttgggagatgctctgacccagttgtctagccatcacaatttggcccttgtcaaagtcactcagatccttatgcttgccaaTTTTTTCATCAACTTTGAtgaacaaaatgttcacttggtGCCAAATATATCACATCAATTGACAGATGCCATAATAACATGATTATCATTGTTATTCTCTTCACCCGTAAATGGtcaaaatgttatggctgatcggttatgtccatatatatgtgtatatatccatatatatagatatatatatatatatatatatatatatatcgtatttgctcgattataagacaagggttttttttcagagcaagtgctctgaaaaatatccctcgacttatattcaaggttgtcttctaatcagacttcaaatattggtctgattacaagactaagattcagatccccgcagcgctgcaggggacccggatcctcctctctggcagtctctgctgctgctggcttctatgacggagcgccggcatcgCATGACTTTCAGAGGACTCCCATTAGACTATGCCTTTAAAATCAACAGACTGGGTTTAACAGAAGGTCACAGCAGTTAGATATACAATTTTGAAGGTGATATGCATCATGTTTTGGGACGCCAAGTTATTTTAAATGCGTTATTTGTGTTTAAAGCATTTCACACAGCATTGAAAAAATTTAGTCTTTCAATGGCTCAAGAATCATGAAACGCTAGTTATGTGGATAGCTATTCTCAATATACGTATAATTCATGACCTTGAGATTTAAATATAGTCACTCTGAAATCAAGATTTACTGGAAGGCATTTGTTTTTATAGCAAAGGAATATTATTAACTCGATTACTTCACACAGGAAAACCATGTTCTCAAAAATACACTAAAAAATAGTATACACAGGTGTTCATAATCATAGCATAGAAGTCAGCAGCCCAAAAAGTGCAGGATATTTTACACTTAAGGACGCAAGCAGTTGGcacatttgtaaaatgtttgcTTTACCTTAACATTAGGTGTGCactactttttaaataatttttctaAATGTGACATGCTGGGACATAGCCTTAATAGCATTTACAGATCGTCGCCCCCTAATCTTAATTCGTCCACCCCTTCCTGCCAAGGCTACACCTCTTCCACATTTCCTCCTGTTAATTCCACCGCTTTTCTCTTTCAGCTTCTCCACTTCCTCTCTGCATACTAAGAGTTGATACTGAGTATTACTcgtacattttgttgttttgtgcatcatttcaaatattttatttattattttaagagatAATAATCTTTAAGTGTAAATTCAACCACTTTCCACAAGGTCAGTCATCCATGTCAACTATTATAGAGGAATCACAGATGCTCTAATTGGTTGAATTAGCACATCTTTCCATGATGTAACAAATGCTCACTCTGGAATATCTCTGgaacacggctggaagccctcagacagggcacacggTTGGAAGCCCTCATACAGGATACATGGTTGGATGCCCAGAGACCGAACATGCAGAAGGGCACAGGATACATGGCAGGAAGGGCAgaggtagtcaggcaagccgggtcagaACCAGAAAGACGATATCAATGCCGAACCAGAATGGGCACTTCTCtatgattaaccctttgcatgtggggtatttccataatctagATATGCAGCTGAACAAGTTATGGTGTGTTTCCtacacagaaaaataatatctaTGTAATATGGATGCTTTATGAAATAACAATACAACATTGTCAGAGATTCCAGCAAACCAGCTGCCTAACATGTACTCAGATGTTACTAGCCAGGTTTTCTGCTTTTCAGAAATACATTTCTGTGGGTTACTTATGGGTCTTTTGGGATATTTTTATCAACTAATTTAGTGATAATTATAACTGAATcaactgtaaaatgtatgtgtgtggggaggtcatcatataaaaagtatttaaataaataataaataagtaactgttttttttaaaaaacatcttGTCTGATTTTAGGTTTAATAATTCACGAGGGAGCAGCTGTTTACAAGGTTTTCAGGCGATGGCGAGCAGTTAACTTACATTGGGATGTGTTGAACTATGATAAAGCTACAGATATAGAAGAATCCACCCGTGCTGTGCCTTCTACTAGTAGGACATTGTGGTTGCCTTTGACCACATTAAGGTCTAGGACTTTGGTTCATCCTACACAGCTAAGTTCTCCTCGGTTGCAATGTGGATATGTGTTGCTACATTTGTTCAACAGAATGAGACCGCCTCAAGAAGAATCACCAGAGGAAAGCAGTTCTGGTGAGGTTGTAATGAGAGTGACTTCAGTATGAAGAAGAACTTTGTTCAGAGGAGTATAATACTTGTTTTCCCTACTATGAACAGTATTTTGGAATGTTGGTCCAATGAACACaaagcactttcaaaagatttaaatatatagcaaaacatttttaacttaaatcttttttataactactgttatattaaaatactcttttcagaaacaaaacacttttgtaTTGTTTGGTTGAATATTTTCCTATATGATTCTGGAAAACccctagaaaacaaaaatatggctTCATGGTGGTTGCAGTCAAATAGCATTTTTAGCAAGTTCATTTTTAGCAAGTTCACTTAGCAAGTTCATCGTTGTGtgtttatattctatatttaaagAAGTCACAAGTCATCTATACATGTCAAAAAGTACACTAAATATACAAGGTATCCTAAACAAATGAGACAGGTATATAAGCTTCTTTTAATTCCGGTcagtgaatacatttttaaatgagaaGTGTTTTAGTCCGAATAACAATGgtttcatttttatgtaattaaatctTCATGGCAGTATGTAACTTAGGGTTGAGACTAAACAAATGTATTCTGAAAATATAACCagaaaaaatcaaaatgtattttatagaaAGGTAGAATAATGTTTAAAGTGTCTCTGTGTTATGTCTGCCAAAGGTGTCCTTGTCATTGAAGGGTTTTATGCAATATTTCAT encodes:
- the MARCHF11 gene encoding E3 ubiquitin-protein ligase MARCHF11, whose amino-acid sequence is MQEERPVDKQVTEDDGDELAGTACQPDPRNDSDSVESNGTPSPPTCKICFQGPEQGELLNPCRCDGSVRYTHQLCLLKWISERGSWTCELCCYRYQVIAIKMKKPCQWQRITVTLVEKVQMIAVILGSLFLVSSVTWLLWSAFSPYAVWQRKDILFQICYGMYGFMDLVCIGLIIHEGAAVYKVFRRWRAVNLHWDVLNYDKATDIEESTRAVPSTSRTLWLPLTTLRSRTLVHPTQLSSPRLQCGYVLLHLFNRMRPPQEESPEESSSGEVVMRVTSV